From a region of the Danio aesculapii chromosome 4, fDanAes4.1, whole genome shotgun sequence genome:
- the LOC130222087 gene encoding gastrula zinc finger protein XlCGF57.1-like isoform X1, giving the protein MAFIKEESEDVKIEETFRVKHEDLQEQTALMVLKEETHQLNEMEKKKLFEKPQEITTDEKPTLTKKTTCRRPRRSKSACNLTCRQCGNCFSRKRSLQVHMRIHTGERPFTCKECGKSYSQKSNFNVHMRVHTGERPYTCQPCGKSFYNTGNLAAHMRIHTGERPYSCHQCDLIEENVGSKEEEHHVKIEEKTHLQTDGILKRRDKNRFTCTQCGKSFERKGNLTIHMKIHTGEKPFTCTQCGKSFSHSSHLNLHIRIHTGEKPFTCTPCGKSFSQSSYLNQHVKIHTGEKPFTCTQCGKSFLRSSSLYLHLMTHTGEKPFTCTQCGKRFSQSSNLNKHMMIHTGDKPFTCTQCGKSFIRSSHFNEHMRIHSGEKPFTCTQCGNRFIRSSHLNQHMRIHTGEKPFTCTQCGKRFIRSSHLNKHMRIHTGEKPFTCTQCGKSFNCSSHLNEHIRVHTGEKPFTCTQCGKSFSRSSSLNLHMRIHSGEKPFTCT; this is encoded by the exons ccctgatggtgctgaaagaagagactcatcaACTGAATGAAATGGAGAAGAAAAAGCTGTTTGAGAAACCCCAAGAAATAACGACTGATGAAAAACCCACACTGACTAAAAAGACTACATGCAGAAGACCTCGGAGATCCAAATCTGCGTGTAATTTAACTTGTCGTCAATGTGGAAACTGCTTCAGCCGAAAACGCAGCCTTCaagtccacatgagaattcacaccggagagaggcCTTTCACCTGTAAAGAGTGTGGGAAGAGTTACAGTCAAAAATCAAACTTTaatgttcacatgagagttcacactggagagaggccatACACGTGCCAACCGTGTGGGAAAAGCTTCTATAATACAGGAAACCTTGCagcgcacatgagaattcacactggggagaggcCTTACTCCTGCCATCAGTGTG acctaattgaagagaatgtggggagtaaagaggaggaacatcatgtcaaaattgaggaaaaaactcatttacagactgatggtattttgaaaaggagagacaagaatcgcttcacctgcactcagtgtggaaagagttttgaaaGAAAAGGCAATCTTACGAttcacatgaagatccacactggagagaaaccattcacatgcactcaatgtgggaagagtttcagccactcatcacaccttaatctacacatcaggatccacactggagagaaaccattcacatgcactccgtgtgggaagagtttcagccaatcatcataccTTAATCAACACgtgaaaatccacactggagagaaaccattcacatgcactcagtgtgggaagagtttcctCCGCTCATCATCCCTTTATCTACATTTgatgacccacactggagagaaaccattcacatgcactcagtgtggaaagcgTTTCAGCCAGTCTTCAAACCTTAATAAACatatgatgatccacactggagataaacctttcacatgcactcagtgtgggaagagtttcatccgttCATCACACTTCAatgaacacatgaggatccacagcggagagaaaccattcacatgcactcagtgtgggaatcgtttcatccgctcatcacaccttaatcaacacatgaggatacacactggagagaaaccattcacatgcactcagtgtgggaagcgtttcatccgctcatcacaccttaataaacacatgaggatacacactggagagaaaccattcacatgcactcagtgtgggaagagttttaactgctcatcacaccttaatgaacacattagggtccacactggggagaaaccattcacatgcactcagtgtgggaagagtttcagccgatcatcatcccttaatctacacatgaggatccacagtggagagaaaccattcacttgcacttaa